AATTAAAAGAGACAAGTGATGATGCAGAAACACTCAGATCCACATAGCAagctttttgtttctttactttCAGCTGTTCCTTCTTACAAAAACTATCTTTGGACTAAGAGGAGGCTGAAAAACACCGAGGTTCATCGATGGATTTAAATCACACTGAGATCCTGGCTGAAGCCTTATCTGTAAGTTTGATTCAAACAAAGAACAATCAAAATTCATAGAAGGTAGTGCAGAATGTCCATATGTTGGCAACACCAATTTCTTggccaaataggaaagaaacagaGCAAGGGATAAATAGAAATTTTcaacttaaaagaaacaaatcCAATATCAAAAGTTCAGAAACTAACATCAGATTTACTGTCTAATAAGTTTAGAAACTTGTTCATAATTTCAGACTTTCAAAGGAGCAAACattgacaaatcaaaattacTGAAAAACTTGAATTTCTAAGGCAGCAGCAATTTGAGAGTTTCTACAAGTACCTAACAGTTTTTTATGGATTAGAAGGATctaaaaataaggaagaaactGCACTTTTTAAGCCTTGTAGGTATTCTAAATTCCTGCTGTTGCCCTAAGGTGTGAAGCTCAAGAACCTCAGGAGAGATGCTGAACTGAAGTAATTTAGTGTAATGCTAGGTTCTCTATCTTTTATCCCATAGAAAAGTGGTAAGGCACCAATAGGCCTCTCTATTGAGAGATCACAGCCATTATCCTATTGTACACTATCTGGTCACCTCTTGTTTCAGAATTTTTAATTCAACTCCCAATCAGTGGTTTAATCACAATCATTACCAGTGGGCAACTTGCTCATCAACAATCCCAGCATAAAttctatttgtttatcttttctagCCATGAGAAACCTTGAATTAGAAAGTGTGACAGCTTATTCTTAATCATGCTAGAAGAGTAAAGGCTGACAAGCACTAGGGTATTGGATATCAGATTTCATTAGTTTCACTATTTCTACTAGTAAAATTAATGATCTTTTCATCGCCCTTACTCTTGACTTAACAGACTAGGCTTTTGATGTTGATCACTCAACATTGTTTCTTCTGTAAATATTTTGGTATAGTTCTTgcatttaaattctaaatttttaatcTTTGTCAAGAAGATCTTTAGAGGGGCAACCATCATAAGCATCAAAGCCCTAACCCTGTGATCTAGCATCAGCAAATAAGGATCTTCAATCAACTATTTCTACTCTGGTCTTGGCTACTCTGGCTCAAATGTGAAGTCAAAACTTTCCAATTATAATGTCACCCACATAATGCCTTTAAATTAGATTTTGCTGGGAGTTAACAAATTTACTCATTAAATCCTCCATCTCTAGCTGTATGAATATTTGAAAGTTAAGGACTTATTAGAACAGCTAGTTTTACTAAGtcagaataatggttaaatgattaaattcaacatttCTATAcaacttaaacttttgagaTAAATGGTATCAGGGCAGATGATCTTGAGTTTGAAGCATGtctccactctacctcccactcaaaacttaaaaatccACATATTGGGTTCCACTTATTAAGGGGAAGTATGGCTTTACACGTGAGGAGAGTGGGTTAAGTTCACTATTTCCTAAATGCTTAAACTTTTCATATAGGTGGTAGTTTATCCTAATTAACCATTGAAAATATGCTTGATATAGGAAATTATGAGAAGAAAATGTAACAAATTATAGCACAAACCTCATATTGTTCAAGCAACGACGCAAATAATGCCATAACCCCTTGAATTACAAATTTCTGACCAACACAAGCACGTGTACCAGAACCAAAGGGAAGAAATGCCACATTGTCATTGGGATCATTCAAGACGAACTTGCTTTTGCATGGACTTACAAGTTCTTCAGCAACCCCTGCTAACAATTAGTACCAAATATTTGTTATAGTTGGACTGTGTTAACCTTGATGATTTGATGTTATGCTAAAAAATCAAGTCAAAACTGTCACACATTCTTCAACTCACCACCAAGTAGAGACCAGAAGAGAGTGATTTAATGCAAGCTAGATTTAACTTTAAATGATGCTGAAGTAATATATCTATAAAATTTAATGTAAACCATATTCATTAATGAGTTCCTGTGTGAACGACAAGAAGTTACTCAAAACTGAACAAGGAGAGGGATTAAGGTAAACATAATTAAACTAAAACTGCCACAAGTCATGGAACTAGGCATTTTGGGTCTTGAATGCCaatattcataaaattctgAAATGAATTTCAGTTGGAAAATAAGAtttatgcaaaaatattcttcattttgttattttgatattGAGCAATAATTATATTGAACCAAAAAAGAATCATCCAAGTACTCCAGAGGTGTACTCAAGAAGCAGTACAATCAATCTTCCAAATTATAATGCTCAAGCATATCTAACGTCCCTGAAATATAGTCCACGTTCTATTTTAATccctaaaaatttaaaatgtccCCTATTTCATCCACTTTGGTTAAGTTTTACCAGTGTGTCTAAAGGAATGCATACTTTATGGATGAACATAGAACCTAGACTATGTTTTAGGGATGAAAAGAATATAATTTGTGTTCTATTTTTGTCCCTGATATGTCGTCCAGGTTCTTTTGTCTCTTCCATTAAACATGTCagcaaaaaatttaatggagCAAACAGAAGAATGAATGTagaacatttttaattttcagggATGAAAACagaacaatttatattttaaggaCAAAAATGATACCTGGACTATATTTCAAAGttgaaaagaatattttaacCTAAAATTTATTGCAAGTATGGATAAATTAAGGACTTAGACAGGAGTGAAACCTGTAGGTGATGTATTAAGCAACAAATCAGATCCATTTCCAGACTTTGACAAAAAACGATATGGATTGAATTCACTAGCATCTTTGCCCCAACTAGAATCATCCATCTGTACCAACTGCACAGGCACAACGAGTACTGCTCCAGCTGGTATGGTTACCCCAGTTTTGAGATTGAAGTCTAGATAAATATgatgagaaaaataagaaagactTAGTAGTTgcgaaaaataattaaaaaataaacaacactCAACAACCAAATCAGTTACTGTACATAGCTACAATATTCACAGGGTGTCGTATCTAATAAGCTCTACGTCTGCGCTTTCAAAATATAGGacagatttttatttaaaaaaaaaaaatttataagtagTTCAGATTCAAAATCTTGACAAGGTCTGTTGTTAAGTGTACAATATCCTCGTATATTGCATTGCTGACTATGAACATGGTTAAATATCCATCATATGCCCaaccaacccaaaaaacaaaatctttttaaaaaagtaaagatGTATTGATCAACATCAAAGTATATGTTATGTGAATATCCTATTAACATTTGCAATTTTATCTTACCATGGTGTgtattgtgtattttaacaTGCTTTATGCAAGGCTATGTGAACCACCaactaaagctaaattttttggaaaaactacAAACTGAAAGCCAATTGTTGCCAAAAGTAGAAACAgcaaagttctttttttttttttttttttttgtgcatcatGCCAGGTGAAACCATCTGCTATATACTTAGCTGACTTTTATGAACTATTTCATACAATGCCTTACCAGAAAAGagaacacaaacaaaattacagaaaaaacaatttttcctCATTACTATTACCTATCATTAATATAACTTGCTTGACTATTTGCATTGGTCCAAGTGAAGCCACCATTTCTAAAGTATTTACACACATGACcactttgaaaataaatatcCTCCTCTCGTCCAAACATAACATATGCGCTAACATGCGCAAATGGACATTTATGGCACTGAAGACAAATTCCCAGAATTTATAAAAAACAGTTCACTGAGCAAAAGGTTTTATAACAATCAAGTTTAAAAACAGAATGTTCACTGCATTGCCATTCCTTATCTAGATATTTGTAATTATTATGTATACACAAATTCCACTGAATTCTTCATCTGCTATAATAGGATATAAACATTTGGAAGTTGGATCTAAGACAAACTCTGTGCATTGCAAGAGAGAGGTGCATACAAACAAAGGAGAGAGTATTTTCTATATGAAGTAAAGCAAAGTCTTACCATTTTTCAGGGAACATCTCTGTAGCAAAGGCCCAGATGGCAGAAGACGGGCAGATTCGTAAACAGTTGCTAACAATAAAGGCATCTTATCAACACATTGTTGGTCTTGTTTTATTAACCCTTTCCTAGAAGTAATAATCTCTGAGtaaatctgcagaaaaatatgcaaaaaaacaGACTGTTGATCTCTGCCTTAATATGCCACCAAAAAACATTGGcaactgaaaatttttctttttaaaagcaAGGAAAAGCAGAATTAGAATGCCAATTAAATCACACTTTTAATTCTATCCCTGATCAATGGAAGTCATCAAGTTCTTACGTAAAAATGGTTGTACCCAGTGCACAAAGCTCCCACTTTGTAGGGAATAGGAGGGCTCATGTAAGGACCAATTTCCAAAACATTAGTCAATACAACTGCTATATTTATCTTCCCAATTTTCATTCTTAGcacaacaatttgtaaaaaagggAGGAGATGCTGTCAGTTTTCAACATGTATTTCATAGATAAttgatcaaaattattttttactatgTGGTTGACCTTGACTAATCTATTAAGGATCCATAGCCGACCtcaaaaaatttgggactagCACTTTGTTGTTGTAGACCCTCTAAATAGAACCAAAATATATGTATTATGACATGATATTTGTATCTTAaacatcccccccccccccccccccgccctcACTACCCAACCTCCCTGGTGCAGTCGAGTGCATGTGCATCTCTGCCCAGGCTAAACCATTGGCTAGCACCAGATTCAATCCCAAACTGCCACCGTTCTCCAGCCAAACCCGTCATCTTGAATCCCCATACTGCATACTGAGTACTGACTTCAGTACTGTACCAGGAATTAGAAGCACTACATGGAtcaatataattttggtaattttagttcTATGTGGATTTGGACAACATACTTGAATTTCATCCATGGAGAAAATACTAATACATATAGTAAAGATGGTGAGCTCGAAAGTTCAAACCTATTATAAAAGCTATTTTAGCCTGAAGAGGCTATTGGGAACTACAACCTTAATTTAAAAGTTAAAGCAGAATAGAATTAAGTAgcattcttcttttcttattaGGTAAATAGGGGGGAGGGAGCCACTGGTGGGGTTCAAACCCAGTGCCCAAGCACCAAAAGAGGTACTGGAACCACTAGGGTGTCTCTCAAACCCCAGCActcatattaattttaaaatagagaataaaaggTGTTACAATAGAAAGAGAGGAGGTAAGGGAGGGGCGGTGTGGGGGGGAGATAATGCAACTGAAACATCTACCTCAAAACGAGACATGCTAATTTACAGCAGCCAATAAGGCAAATATATTGACAATACAATCACTTTTAAAGGCAAAAGCAGGAATTATGCAGCAAATACACATCAGAAAGAAAAAGAGCATCATGAACTTAAAATAGAAcagatatgaaaaaaaaatctaccttATCCTGTATTTCCGGATGTGTAACAAGCCTCTCCAATAAATTACCAATCAGACCTGCTGTAGTTAAGCATCCATGGAACATCACCCCCATGATGTTTCCACATGGTTCTTCTCTTGCACTAAGATGACCATTGAGCTCATTTGAAAAAAAGTTATCTGGCCTCTCAACACAAGAACAAGATGGTGTGGCAGATACAGATTCCATTCCCATGTTTGCAGTTTCATTATGAAGGTTCCCATCCCCATGACAAAAGAGCTTGTAATTCCTTCGG
This genomic stretch from Quercus robur chromosome 4, dhQueRobu3.1, whole genome shotgun sequence harbors:
- the LOC126723465 gene encoding cytochrome P450 72A397-like isoform X2; protein product: MKSCEPVTPTTTFLAFLRYSSSSENCNSQELLRDFATRELNAFLWISLIAITALLLRKVAKLFKLWAQSRKIPGPPCSSFYGHSNLISRENLTDVLLVSHKKYGSVVKLWLGPTQLLVSVKDPALIKEMLIKAEDKLPLTGRAFHLAFGPSSLFASSFDKVQRRRESLATELNGRLIERASVIPTKVVDCIMGRIHKLMDKGSIDCKMVSQHMAFTLLGATLFGDAFLVWSEATVYEELLMMIAKDACFWASYAVTPVWKQGFWRYQRLCTKLKCLTQDIVQQCRRNYKLFCHGDGNLHNETANMGMESVSATPSCSCVERPDNFFSNELNGHLSAREEPCGNIMGVMFHGCLTTAGLIGNLLERLVTHPEIQDKIYSEIITSRKGLIKQDQQCVDKMPLLLATVYESARLLPSGPLLQRCSLKNDFNLKTGVTIPAGAVLVVPVQLVQMDDSSWGKDASEFNPYRFLSKSGNGSDLLLNTSPTGVAEELVSPCKSKFVLNDPNDNVAFLPFGSGTRACVGQKFVIQGVMALFASLLEQYEIRLQPGSQCDLNPSMNLGVFQPPLSPKIVFVRRNS
- the LOC126723465 gene encoding cytochrome P450 72A397-like isoform X1 translates to MKSCEPVTPTTTFLAFLRYSSSSENCNSQELLRDFATRELNAFLWISLIAITALLLRKVAKLFKLWAQSRKIPGPPCSSFYGHSNLISRENLTDVLLVSHKKYGSVVKLWLGPTQLLVSVKDPALIKEMLIKAEDKLPLTGRAFHLAFGPSSLFASSFDKVQRRRESLATELNGRLIERASVIPTKVVDCIMGRIHKLMDKGSIDCKMVSQHMAFTLLGATLFGDAFLVWSEATVYEELLMMIAKDACFWASYAVTPVWKQGFWRYQRLCTKLKCLTQDIVQQCRRNYKLFCHGDGNLHNETANMGMESVSATPSCSCVERPDNFFSNELNGHLSAREEPCGNIMGVMFHGCLTTAGLIGNLLERLVTHPEIQDKIYSEIITSRKGLIKQDQQCVDKMPLLLATVYESARLLPSGPLLQRCSLKNDFNLKTGVTIPAGAVLVVPVQLVQMDDSSWGKDASEFNPYRFLSKSGNGSDLLLNTSPTAGVAEELVSPCKSKFVLNDPNDNVAFLPFGSGTRACVGQKFVIQGVMALFASLLEQYEIRLQPGSQCDLNPSMNLGVFQPPLSPKIVFVRRNS